The following are from one region of the Salvia hispanica cultivar TCC Black 2014 chromosome 1, UniMelb_Shisp_WGS_1.0, whole genome shotgun sequence genome:
- the LOC125201148 gene encoding aspartic proteinase CDR1-like yields the protein MDTGSELIWTQCEPCTKCMKQLFPIFSPGSSTTYKDVLCDSPGCGSFGHSSFCDKRWEKCVYNVRYGDKSYSSGTVATETFTFAESRSPALHYFKNIQFGCGHDNYFHFASSIPSGIVGLSAGKSSLLTQFGYDRFSYCLTTYEDRKKGSKLHFGEDADVSGRTMVWTPMTEMNVPDLYFVTLEAISVGNKRIEYHNPALLEGGNIVMDSGTVLTVLPVNFYDDVEVAIANQINQRAVRDYKDWRLCYSDPFVMPKITVHLKRADVEWKHENVFIRVSPDYECLAMLPKEGLPIYGNVAQANYLVGYDIRNTRVLFKPTQCGV from the exons ATGGACACCGGCAGCGAGCTCATATGGACGCAGTGCGAGCCCTGCACCAAGTGCATGAAGCAGCTCTTCCCGATCTTCAGCCCGGGATCCTCCACGACGTACAAGGATGTGCTGTGCGACTCCCCAGGCTGCGGCTCGTTCGGGCATTCGTCCTTCTGCGACAAGCGGTGGGAGAAGTGCGTCTACAACGTGCGCTACGGCGACAAATCTTACTCCAGCGGCACCGTCGCCACGGAGACGTTTACCTTTGCAGAGAGTAGGAGTCCAGCGTTGCATTATTTCAAAAACATCCAGTTCGGATGCGGACATGACAACTACTTCCATTTTGCAAGCTCCATTCCATCTGGAATTGTGGGGCTCTCCGCTGGAAAATCCTCACTGCTTACTCAATTTGGTTACGACAG ATTCTCCTATTGCCTCACAACGTACGAAGATCGCAAAAAGGGGAGCAAGCTGCATTTCGGCGAAGACGCTGATGTCTCCGGCAGAACAATGGTGTGGACGCCGATGACCGAGATGAACGTCCCGGATTTGTACTTTGTGACGCTGGAAGCGATCAGCGTGGGCAACAAGAGGATCGAATACCACAACCCCGCGCTGCTCGAAGGAGGGAACATCGTGATGGACTCGGGGACCGTGCTGACCGTGCTCCCCGTCAACTTCTACGACGACGTGGAGGTGGCGATAGCGAACCAGATCAATCAAAGGGCCGTGCGGGACTACAAGGACTGGCGGCTGTGCTACTCTGACCCGTTTGTGATGCCGAAGATAACGGTGCATTTGAAAAGGGCGGATGTGGAGTGGAAGCATGAGAATGTTTTTATCAGAGTGAGTCCGGATTATGAGTGCTTGGCGATGCTGCCCAAGGAAGGCTTGCCTATCTACGGTAACGTTGCGCAGGCCAACTACTTGGTGGGATATGATATCAGAAATACGCGTGTCTTATTTAAGCCCACTCAGTGTGGGGTGTAG